A genomic region of Alicyclobacillus sp. SO9 contains the following coding sequences:
- the rpsU gene encoding 30S ribosomal protein S21 codes for MSEIKLRKNESLDSALRRFKKATAKDGVLAEAKKRKHYEKPSVARKKKAEAARKKKRAY; via the coding sequence ATGTCCGAAATCAAACTTCGAAAGAATGAGTCTTTGGACAGTGCACTTCGCCGGTTTAAAAAGGCCACAGCCAAAGACGGTGTTTTGGCTGAAGCAAAGAAACGCAAGCACTATGAGAAGCCAAGCGTTGCACGAAAGAAAAAGGCAGAAGCTGCACGCAAGAAAAAGCGTGCATACTAA
- a CDS encoding GatB/YqeY domain-containing protein, translating to MNLSERLAEDLKQAMKDRDKIRLSVLRMVRSAVRNKELEHGQAITDDETLAVLQKELKQRRDSLASFEQAQRTDLIEQAHQEIAILNEYLPQQMTEEELSKLAAEIIQEVGASSKADMGKVMGQLMPKVRGRADGKAVQSVVQKLL from the coding sequence ATGAATTTGTCGGAACGGTTAGCAGAGGATTTGAAACAAGCAATGAAGGACCGGGACAAGATTCGCCTGTCTGTCTTACGGATGGTTCGGTCGGCTGTACGAAACAAGGAACTAGAGCACGGCCAGGCCATAACAGATGATGAAACTCTCGCCGTACTCCAAAAGGAGCTAAAGCAGCGCAGAGATTCCCTAGCTTCCTTCGAGCAAGCGCAGCGAACTGATTTGATTGAGCAGGCGCACCAGGAAATTGCTATATTAAACGAATACCTGCCGCAGCAGATGACCGAAGAGGAACTATCCAAATTGGCTGCGGAAATCATACAGGAAGTAGGCGCCAGCTCCAAGGCGGACATGGGTAAAGTCATGGGCCAGTTGATGCCAAAGGTCCGGGGTCGGGCTGATGGCAAGGCCGTTCAGTCCGTTGTGCAGAAGTTACTCTAA